A portion of the Sabethes cyaneus chromosome 3, idSabCyanKW18_F2, whole genome shotgun sequence genome contains these proteins:
- the LOC128743804 gene encoding calcitonin gene-related peptide type 1 receptor isoform X2, which translates to MTSSTTTDATVDMLAQKRLECLDSLNETVETSTRTGLFCRGTWDGWLCWPDTTAGTSAYALCPHFITGFDPNRFAHKVCDEHGEWFRHPLTNKTWSNYTTCINFDDFEWRQQVRTIYETGYSISLIALILSLGILSYFRSLKCARITLHMNLFASFATNNTLWLLWYRMVLADPDVLRDNGTPCIGLHLVLHYFLLTNYAWMLCEGFYLHTVLVSAFVSEKKLVQWLVVLGWAAPAIVITVYGLLRAHASPPDDRIQCWMNESTYANVLVAPVCISMLLNLLFLCNIVRVVLLKLKAPAGPQGTGPSRTILQAFRATLLLVPLLGLQYMLTPFRPDPGHPYERTYETISAFTASFQGLFVAVLFCFFNGEVIAQVKRKWRTVFLRTRTNSYTATQVSRKIRNPSIMTVTSTYC; encoded by the exons ATGACTTCGTCTACAACGACCGATGCGACCGTCGATATGCTGGCGCAGAAGCGACTTGAATGCTTGGATTCCCTCAACGAAACAGTCGAGACTTCCACCAGAACTG GGCTCTTCTGCCGGGGAACCTGGGACGGTTGGCTGTGCTGGCCGGATACGACAGCAGGCACTTCGGCGTATGCACTGTGTCCGCATTTCATCACCGGATTCGATCCTAACA GATTTGCACACAAAGTTTGTGACGAGCACGGCGAATGGTTCCGGCATCCGTTGACGAACAAAACCTGGTCCAACTACACAACCTGCATAAATTTTGATGATTTCGAG TGGAGGCAGCAGGTGAGAACGATATACGAAACAGGATACTCTATATCGTTGATTGCCTTGATCCTATCGCTCGGTATTTTAAGTTACTTTAG ATCACTAAAATGTGCTCGGATAACGCTACATATGAACCTGTTTGCGTCGTTTGCCACAAATAATACGCtttggctgctttggtaccgGATGGTGCTGGCAGACCCGGACGTTTTGAGAGACAATGGG ACGCCGTGCATCGGGCTGCATCTGGTGCTGCACTACTTCTTGCTGACCAACTACGCTTGGATGCTGTGCGAAGGATTTTATCTGCATACGGTGCTGGTGTCGGCGTTTGTGTCGGAGAAAAAACTGGTCCAGTGGCTCGTCGTGCTCGGATGGGCCGCGCCAGCCATCGTGATTACAGTGTACGGGCTTCTGCGGGCCCACGCTAGCCCGCCGGACGACAGGATACA ATGCTGGATGAATGAAAGCACCTATGCGAACGTTTTAGTAGCACCGGTGTGTATCTCGATGCTTTTGAATTTGCTGTTTCTCTGCAACATCGTGCGAGTGGTGCTGCTAAAGTTGAAAGCCCCGGCAGGACCTCAGGGAACGGGACCATCCAGAACGATCCTGCAAGCGTTTCG AGCTACTCTGTTACTCGTTCCACTGCTCGGCCTACAGTACATGCTGACTCCTTTCCGGCCAGATCCCGGGCACCCATACGAACGGACATACGAAACGATATCAGCATTCACGGCATCATTCCAG ggACTCTTCGTTGCGGTTCTATTCTGCTTTTTCAACGGAGAAGTTATCGCACAAGTCAAGCGAAAATGGCGAACCGTTTTCCTGCGGACCCGAACCAATTCCTACACGGCAACGCAAGTATCC CGAAAGATTCGAAATCCCTCCATTATGACTGTAACTAGTACCTACTGCTAA
- the LOC128743804 gene encoding calcitonin gene-related peptide type 1 receptor isoform X3, which yields MTSSTTTDATVDMLAQKRLECLDSLNETVETSTRTGLFCRGTWDGWLCWPDTTAGTSAYALCPHFITGFDPNRFAHKVCDEHGEWFRHPLTNKTWSNYTTCINFDDFEWRQQVRTIYETGYSISLIALILSLGILSYFRSLKCARITLHMNLFASFATNNTLWLLWYRMVLADPDVLRDNGTPCIGLHLVLHYFLLTNYAWMLCEGFYLHTVLVSAFVSEKKLVQWLVVLGWAAPAIVITVYGLLRAHASPPDDRIQCWMNESTYANVLVAPVCISMLLNLLFLCNIVRVVLLKLKAPAGPQGTGPSRTILQAFRATLLLVPLLGLQYMLTPFRPDPGHPYERTYETISAFTASFQGLFVAVLFCFFNGEVIAQVKRKWRTVFLRTRTNSYTATQVSFVRCGPHVPGEEKV from the exons ATGACTTCGTCTACAACGACCGATGCGACCGTCGATATGCTGGCGCAGAAGCGACTTGAATGCTTGGATTCCCTCAACGAAACAGTCGAGACTTCCACCAGAACTG GGCTCTTCTGCCGGGGAACCTGGGACGGTTGGCTGTGCTGGCCGGATACGACAGCAGGCACTTCGGCGTATGCACTGTGTCCGCATTTCATCACCGGATTCGATCCTAACA GATTTGCACACAAAGTTTGTGACGAGCACGGCGAATGGTTCCGGCATCCGTTGACGAACAAAACCTGGTCCAACTACACAACCTGCATAAATTTTGATGATTTCGAG TGGAGGCAGCAGGTGAGAACGATATACGAAACAGGATACTCTATATCGTTGATTGCCTTGATCCTATCGCTCGGTATTTTAAGTTACTTTAG ATCACTAAAATGTGCTCGGATAACGCTACATATGAACCTGTTTGCGTCGTTTGCCACAAATAATACGCtttggctgctttggtaccgGATGGTGCTGGCAGACCCGGACGTTTTGAGAGACAATGGG ACGCCGTGCATCGGGCTGCATCTGGTGCTGCACTACTTCTTGCTGACCAACTACGCTTGGATGCTGTGCGAAGGATTTTATCTGCATACGGTGCTGGTGTCGGCGTTTGTGTCGGAGAAAAAACTGGTCCAGTGGCTCGTCGTGCTCGGATGGGCCGCGCCAGCCATCGTGATTACAGTGTACGGGCTTCTGCGGGCCCACGCTAGCCCGCCGGACGACAGGATACA ATGCTGGATGAATGAAAGCACCTATGCGAACGTTTTAGTAGCACCGGTGTGTATCTCGATGCTTTTGAATTTGCTGTTTCTCTGCAACATCGTGCGAGTGGTGCTGCTAAAGTTGAAAGCCCCGGCAGGACCTCAGGGAACGGGACCATCCAGAACGATCCTGCAAGCGTTTCG AGCTACTCTGTTACTCGTTCCACTGCTCGGCCTACAGTACATGCTGACTCCTTTCCGGCCAGATCCCGGGCACCCATACGAACGGACATACGAAACGATATCAGCATTCACGGCATCATTCCAG ggACTCTTCGTTGCGGTTCTATTCTGCTTTTTCAACGGAGAAGTTATCGCACAAGTCAAGCGAAAATGGCGAACCGTTTTCCTGCGGACCCGAACCAATTCCTACACGGCAACGCAAGTATCC
- the LOC128743804 gene encoding calcitonin gene-related peptide type 1 receptor isoform X1, which yields MTSSTTTDATVDMLAQKRLECLDSLNETVETSTRTGLFCRGTWDGWLCWPDTTAGTSAYALCPHFITGFDPNRFAHKVCDEHGEWFRHPLTNKTWSNYTTCINFDDFEWRQQVRTIYETGYSISLIALILSLGILSYFRSLKCARITLHMNLFASFATNNTLWLLWYRMVLADPDVLRDNGTPCIGLHLVLHYFLLTNYAWMLCEGFYLHTVLVSAFVSEKKLVQWLVVLGWAAPAIVITVYGLLRAHASPPDDRIQCWMNESTYANVLVAPVCISMLLNLLFLCNIVRVVLLKLKAPAGPQGTGPSRTILQAFRATLLLVPLLGLQYMLTPFRPDPGHPYERTYETISAFTASFQGLFVAVLFCFFNGEVIAQVKRKWRTVFLRTRTNSYTATQVSPVRLQFVRCGPHVPGEEKV from the exons ATGACTTCGTCTACAACGACCGATGCGACCGTCGATATGCTGGCGCAGAAGCGACTTGAATGCTTGGATTCCCTCAACGAAACAGTCGAGACTTCCACCAGAACTG GGCTCTTCTGCCGGGGAACCTGGGACGGTTGGCTGTGCTGGCCGGATACGACAGCAGGCACTTCGGCGTATGCACTGTGTCCGCATTTCATCACCGGATTCGATCCTAACA GATTTGCACACAAAGTTTGTGACGAGCACGGCGAATGGTTCCGGCATCCGTTGACGAACAAAACCTGGTCCAACTACACAACCTGCATAAATTTTGATGATTTCGAG TGGAGGCAGCAGGTGAGAACGATATACGAAACAGGATACTCTATATCGTTGATTGCCTTGATCCTATCGCTCGGTATTTTAAGTTACTTTAG ATCACTAAAATGTGCTCGGATAACGCTACATATGAACCTGTTTGCGTCGTTTGCCACAAATAATACGCtttggctgctttggtaccgGATGGTGCTGGCAGACCCGGACGTTTTGAGAGACAATGGG ACGCCGTGCATCGGGCTGCATCTGGTGCTGCACTACTTCTTGCTGACCAACTACGCTTGGATGCTGTGCGAAGGATTTTATCTGCATACGGTGCTGGTGTCGGCGTTTGTGTCGGAGAAAAAACTGGTCCAGTGGCTCGTCGTGCTCGGATGGGCCGCGCCAGCCATCGTGATTACAGTGTACGGGCTTCTGCGGGCCCACGCTAGCCCGCCGGACGACAGGATACA ATGCTGGATGAATGAAAGCACCTATGCGAACGTTTTAGTAGCACCGGTGTGTATCTCGATGCTTTTGAATTTGCTGTTTCTCTGCAACATCGTGCGAGTGGTGCTGCTAAAGTTGAAAGCCCCGGCAGGACCTCAGGGAACGGGACCATCCAGAACGATCCTGCAAGCGTTTCG AGCTACTCTGTTACTCGTTCCACTGCTCGGCCTACAGTACATGCTGACTCCTTTCCGGCCAGATCCCGGGCACCCATACGAACGGACATACGAAACGATATCAGCATTCACGGCATCATTCCAG ggACTCTTCGTTGCGGTTCTATTCTGCTTTTTCAACGGAGAAGTTATCGCACAAGTCAAGCGAAAATGGCGAACCGTTTTCCTGCGGACCCGAACCAATTCCTACACGGCAACGCAAGTATCC